A part of Melittangium boletus DSM 14713 genomic DNA contains:
- the hprK gene encoding HPr(Ser) kinase/phosphatase translates to MNSIRVSQLLEDREYDLQLTLVAGERGQQRRINSSRIQKPGLALTGFTEHLHPHRVQVFGNTEVSYLLTLPLARQHEVLDSLFEEELACIVVTKGIEPPLALAEACEKAGLTLMRTPLLSSAFIQQVQSFLEESLTESSSLHGVLIDVFSVGILLLGKSGIGKSEIALDLVMRGHRLVADDIVDVTRRRQGVYGAGNAVIRHHMEIRGLGIINIKDLFGVAAVRERKLIELVIELHEWDPNQEYDRLGVEDRFMNIVGVDIPLSVVPVRPGRNMTTIIEVAARNQLLKQQGHHSAREFAERLNRAIAEGATRRSKREEVE, encoded by the coding sequence ATGAACTCTATCCGGGTATCCCAGCTGCTCGAAGACCGCGAGTACGACCTCCAGCTCACGTTGGTGGCCGGAGAGCGGGGCCAGCAGCGACGCATCAACTCCTCGCGCATCCAGAAGCCGGGGCTGGCGCTCACGGGTTTCACCGAGCACCTGCATCCCCACCGCGTCCAGGTGTTCGGCAACACGGAAGTGTCCTATCTGCTGACGCTTCCGCTCGCGCGGCAGCACGAGGTGCTGGACTCGCTCTTCGAGGAAGAGCTGGCGTGCATCGTGGTGACGAAGGGCATCGAGCCGCCCCTGGCGCTCGCCGAGGCGTGCGAGAAGGCGGGGCTCACGCTCATGCGCACGCCCCTGCTCTCCAGCGCCTTCATCCAGCAGGTGCAGTCCTTCCTGGAGGAGTCCCTCACCGAGTCCAGCAGCCTGCACGGCGTGCTCATCGACGTGTTCAGCGTGGGCATCCTGCTGTTGGGCAAGAGCGGCATCGGCAAGAGCGAGATCGCGCTGGATCTGGTGATGCGGGGCCACCGGCTGGTGGCCGACGACATCGTGGACGTGACGCGGCGGCGCCAGGGCGTCTACGGCGCGGGCAACGCGGTCATCCGCCACCACATGGAGATCCGCGGCCTGGGCATCATCAACATCAAGGACTTGTTCGGCGTGGCCGCGGTGCGCGAGCGCAAGCTCATCGAGCTCGTCATCGAGCTGCACGAGTGGGATCCCAATCAGGAGTATGACCGGTTGGGTGTGGAGGACCGGTTCATGAACATCGTGGGCGTGGACATTCCGCTCTCGGTGGTGCCGGTGCGCCCGGGCCGCAACATGACCACCATCATCGAGGTGGCCGCGCGCAATCAGTTGCTCAAGCAGCAGGGTCACCACTCGGCGCGCGAGTTCGCCGAGCGTCTCAACCGCGCCATCGCCGAGGGGGCGACGCGCCGCTCCAAGCGGGAGGAAGTCGAGTGA
- the rapZ gene encoding RNase adapter RapZ: MSTTPAKHIVVITGMSGSGKSTAIRALEDVGFFCIDNLPVLLLPKLTELAGGGQFEHLAIVVDAREGIFLHEAPRVLDEVRRVGHHVEVLFLDASDDSLIRRFSETRRRHPLAPQGSVAEGLQSERLRLKDLRELADQVIDSSVLNVHDLKRMVQGRFNPEPASGPALSVMSFGFRHGVPPQADLVLDVRFLPNPYFVPELKGLTGKDPRVASYVLDREETRQFMEKVVDLCRFLFPRYQKEGKAYLTVALGCTGGKHRSVAIAESLCEQLTGDQTRVQLWHRDVEKE; encoded by the coding sequence GTGAGCACCACCCCGGCCAAGCACATCGTCGTCATCACGGGCATGTCCGGCTCGGGCAAGTCCACCGCCATCCGGGCCCTGGAGGACGTGGGCTTCTTCTGCATCGACAACCTGCCGGTGCTGCTCTTGCCCAAGCTCACGGAGCTCGCCGGGGGCGGACAGTTCGAGCACCTGGCCATCGTGGTGGATGCGCGCGAGGGCATCTTCCTGCACGAGGCGCCCCGCGTGCTCGACGAGGTGCGCCGGGTGGGGCACCACGTGGAAGTGCTCTTCCTGGACGCGAGCGACGACAGCCTCATCCGCCGCTTCAGCGAGACCCGCCGCCGCCATCCGCTCGCGCCCCAGGGCTCCGTGGCCGAGGGCCTCCAGTCCGAGCGCCTGCGGCTCAAGGACCTGCGCGAACTGGCGGATCAAGTCATCGACTCGTCGGTGCTCAACGTGCACGACCTCAAGCGCATGGTGCAGGGGCGCTTCAACCCCGAGCCCGCGAGTGGACCGGCCCTGTCCGTCATGAGCTTCGGCTTCCGCCACGGGGTGCCGCCCCAGGCGGACCTGGTGCTCGACGTGCGCTTCCTGCCCAACCCCTACTTCGTCCCCGAGCTCAAGGGCCTCACCGGCAAGGATCCGCGCGTGGCCTCCTACGTGCTGGATCGCGAGGAGACCCGGCAGTTCATGGAGAAGGTGGTGGACCTCTGCCGCTTCCTCTTTCCGCGCTACCAGAAGGAGGGCAAGGCCTACCTCACCGTGGCGCTCGGGTGTACCGGCGGCAAGCACCGCTCGGTGGCCATCGCCGAGTCCCTGTGCGAGCAGCTCACCGGGGACCAGACGCGCGTGCAGCTCTGGCACCGCGACGTCGAGAAGGAATGA
- a CDS encoding histidine triad nucleotide-binding protein: MCLFCKIRDGQIPAKVVHRDEQCLAFEDINPQAPTHVLIIPNKHIATVSELVPEDREVVGQLFLTAAKIARERGIADTGYRVVMNTGDNAGQTVFHIHLHLLGGRPMHWPPG, from the coding sequence ATGTGCCTCTTCTGCAAGATTCGCGACGGTCAAATCCCCGCCAAGGTCGTCCACCGGGACGAGCAGTGCCTGGCCTTCGAGGACATCAATCCCCAGGCCCCCACGCACGTGCTCATCATCCCGAACAAGCACATCGCCACGGTGAGTGAGCTCGTGCCGGAGGACCGGGAGGTGGTGGGCCAGTTGTTCCTCACCGCCGCGAAGATCGCACGGGAGCGGGGCATCGCCGACACCGGCTACCGCGTGGTGATGAACACGGGCGACAACGCGGGACAGACCGTGTTCCACATCCACCTGCACCTGCTCGGTGGACGTCCCATGCACTGGCCTCCGGGGTAG
- a CDS encoding ABC transporter ATP-binding protein, translating to MSQARSEPRRDTLLELRGLSAGYGASPILRDVDWSVRAGELWGVLGPNGTGKSTLLRAVLGSVPWRRGQVLLLGRERDAWEARALAQRVAWVPQGFEPAEGFNGLELVLMGRSPHLGAWGLTSAGDEALARSALDELGVAYLADRPCGAMSGGERRMLLMARGLVQQPELLLLDEPTAFLDVAHQVIALERVRARVDAGLGAVAVLHDVNLAAAYATHVLLLRDGRPLASGPVEDVLRRERLEALYGVPMEVAETSSGARLFAPRARWTGVTRS from the coding sequence CTGAGTCAGGCGCGCTCCGAGCCGAGGCGGGACACGCTGCTGGAGCTGCGGGGCCTGAGCGCCGGGTATGGGGCCTCGCCCATCCTGCGGGACGTGGACTGGAGCGTGCGCGCGGGCGAGCTGTGGGGGGTGTTGGGCCCCAATGGCACGGGCAAGAGCACCCTGTTGCGCGCGGTGCTCGGAAGCGTGCCCTGGAGGCGTGGCCAGGTGCTCCTGCTGGGCCGGGAGCGCGACGCCTGGGAGGCGCGGGCGCTCGCCCAGCGCGTGGCGTGGGTGCCGCAGGGCTTCGAGCCCGCCGAGGGCTTCAACGGTCTGGAGCTGGTGTTGATGGGGCGCAGTCCGCACCTCGGGGCGTGGGGTCTCACCTCGGCGGGAGACGAGGCCCTGGCGCGCTCGGCGCTGGACGAGCTCGGAGTGGCGTATCTGGCGGATCGCCCCTGCGGGGCCATGTCCGGAGGCGAGCGCAGGATGTTGCTGATGGCGCGCGGGCTGGTGCAGCAGCCGGAGTTGTTGTTGTTGGACGAGCCCACGGCCTTCCTCGACGTGGCCCATCAGGTGATCGCGCTCGAGCGGGTGCGGGCGCGGGTGGACGCGGGACTGGGCGCGGTCGCGGTGCTCCACGACGTCAACCTCGCGGCGGCCTACGCCACCCACGTGCTGCTGTTGCGCGACGGGCGCCCCCTGGCCTCGGGGCCCGTGGAAGACGTGTTGCGGCGCGAACGGCTCGAGGCCCTCTATGGCGTGCCCATGGAGGTGGCGGAGACGTCCTCGGGAGCACGCCTGTTCGCGCCGCGTGCCCGGTGGACTGGCGTCACTCGGTCTTGA
- a CDS encoding PTS sugar transporter subunit IIA → MVGLVVASHGRLADELVTTAEQIVGKLPAVATCNIEPGTSLEDLRAKMRRAVAEVDQGDGVIVMADLFGGTPCKESLMMCSERCQGLLEVLAGVNLPMLLKANSLRSEQMPLAEMAVQLASHGQRNITCASALLREAQQRQQQQAAPRT, encoded by the coding sequence ATGGTCGGCCTCGTTGTGGCATCACACGGACGTCTTGCGGACGAGCTGGTGACGACTGCTGAGCAGATCGTGGGCAAATTGCCCGCGGTGGCCACGTGCAACATCGAGCCGGGAACCTCCCTGGAGGATCTCCGGGCGAAGATGCGGCGGGCCGTGGCCGAGGTGGACCAGGGCGACGGCGTCATCGTCATGGCCGATCTGTTCGGTGGCACTCCCTGTAAGGAGTCGCTGATGATGTGCTCGGAGCGCTGTCAGGGGCTGCTGGAAGTGCTCGCCGGGGTGAACCTGCCCATGCTCCTCAAGGCCAACTCGCTGCGCTCGGAGCAGATGCCGCTCGCGGAGATGGCCGTGCAGCTCGCGTCCCACGGCCAGCGCAACATCACCTGTGCCTCGGCCCTGTTGCGCGAGGCCCAGCAGCGTCAGCAGCAACAGGCCGCGCCGCGAACTTGA
- a CDS encoding HPr family phosphocarrier protein, with the protein MASVAEGTFEIINALGLHARAAAQLVQVANRYKSEVSLECEGQSANAKSIMGVLMLAAAQGMHVTVTCKGDDAPACLQDIQKLIANRFGESQ; encoded by the coding sequence ATGGCGAGCGTGGCCGAAGGGACATTCGAGATCATCAACGCCCTCGGGCTGCATGCCCGGGCGGCGGCGCAATTGGTCCAGGTGGCCAACCGCTACAAGAGCGAGGTGTCGCTCGAATGCGAGGGTCAGAGCGCCAACGCCAAGTCCATCATGGGCGTGCTGATGCTGGCGGCGGCGCAGGGCATGCACGTGACGGTGACGTGCAAGGGGGACGACGCTCCGGCGTGTCTCCAGGACATCCAGAAGCTCATCGCCAACCGGTTTGGCGAATCGCAGTGA
- a CDS encoding PTS system mannose/fructose/sorbose family transporter subunit IID — protein MSRVAPTLSRGLLLRVFMRSLFLQASWNPQGMQNLGLAYAIYPALERLYPERKELEEAVRRHLVFFNTHPYVAAAIVGGVLYHEQRVARNEEPPDKVVAFKAALMGPLAALGDGFFWLSLKPATGAVCAALVPLVGAWAAVLFLLLYNGVHFTLRARLYLLGLSLGDRLVEAVARANLPSRGAKLRMVGAACAGGLAAWLAVTFGANAGGHFAPLLSVGCLALGAVSYVLVARRVPSYGVLYLAAALACLAGAFL, from the coding sequence GTGAGCCGCGTCGCTCCGACCCTCTCCCGGGGCCTGTTGCTGCGCGTCTTCATGCGCTCGCTCTTCCTGCAGGCCTCGTGGAACCCCCAGGGCATGCAGAACCTGGGACTGGCCTACGCCATCTACCCGGCGCTGGAGCGGCTCTACCCGGAGCGCAAGGAGCTGGAGGAGGCGGTGCGCCGGCACCTCGTCTTCTTCAACACCCACCCCTACGTGGCGGCGGCCATCGTGGGCGGCGTGCTCTACCATGAGCAGCGCGTGGCCCGGAACGAGGAGCCCCCGGACAAGGTGGTGGCCTTCAAGGCGGCCCTGATGGGTCCCCTGGCGGCGCTGGGGGATGGCTTCTTCTGGTTGTCGCTCAAACCAGCCACCGGCGCGGTGTGCGCGGCGCTGGTGCCCCTGGTGGGGGCCTGGGCGGCGGTGCTCTTCCTCCTGCTCTACAACGGGGTGCACTTCACGCTCCGGGCTCGGCTCTATCTGCTGGGCCTGTCGCTGGGAGACCGCCTGGTGGAGGCGGTGGCGCGCGCGAACCTGCCCAGCCGGGGCGCGAAGCTGCGCATGGTGGGCGCCGCGTGCGCGGGGGGGCTCGCCGCCTGGCTGGCGGTGACTTTTGGCGCCAACGCGGGGGGCCACTTCGCCCCGTTGCTATCCGTGGGCTGTCTGGCCCTCGGGGCGGTATCGTACGTGCTGGTGGCTCGGCGGGTGCCCAGCTACGGGGTGTTGTATCTCGCCGCGGCTCTGGCCTGTCTGGCGGGAGCCTTCTTGTAG
- a CDS encoding PTS sugar transporter subunit IIC, with protein sequence MSGVWTQVALAGIWGGLVAVERKAFLQAMFSRPLVAATVMGALLDDVPAGLFVGMLLELFHLGGANLGASLPDHDTLSATGTSAAAATMAMASGASSTPALWSLAVLLFVGLGRVGLWLDRRLERYAARLARKALASAEAGQLTRAMRQNLWGVWPHFAVFGLLTSVCALAGFLLGPWLEGLPGPVLRGLAWAYPAMASVSAAIAARGSHAKRASLYAGLGAGAVCLSVLVLLLKERL encoded by the coding sequence GTGAGCGGGGTGTGGACCCAGGTGGCGCTCGCCGGCATCTGGGGCGGCCTCGTCGCGGTGGAGCGCAAGGCCTTCCTCCAGGCCATGTTCTCCCGGCCGTTGGTGGCGGCCACCGTCATGGGCGCGCTGCTCGATGACGTGCCCGCGGGGCTCTTCGTGGGCATGCTGCTGGAGCTCTTCCACCTGGGCGGCGCCAACCTGGGGGCCTCGCTGCCGGACCATGACACGCTGTCGGCCACGGGCACCTCGGCGGCGGCGGCCACCATGGCGATGGCCTCGGGCGCCAGTTCCACGCCCGCCCTCTGGTCCCTCGCGGTGCTGCTCTTCGTGGGCCTGGGACGCGTGGGGCTCTGGTTGGATCGGCGGCTGGAGCGCTATGCGGCGCGTCTGGCCAGGAAGGCGCTCGCCTCGGCCGAGGCGGGTCAACTCACCCGGGCCATGCGGCAGAACCTGTGGGGCGTGTGGCCTCACTTCGCCGTCTTCGGCCTGCTCACCTCCGTGTGCGCGCTCGCGGGCTTCCTGCTCGGGCCCTGGCTGGAGGGTCTGCCCGGACCGGTGCTGCGGGGGCTCGCCTGGGCCTACCCGGCCATGGCCTCGGTCTCCGCGGCCATCGCCGCGCGCGGCAGTCACGCCAAGCGGGCTTCCCTCTACGCGGGGCTGGGCGCGGGCGCCGTGTGTCTGTCGGTGCTCGTCCTCCTGCTCAAGGAGCGCCTGTGA
- a CDS encoding PTS system mannose/fructose/N-acetylgalactosamine-transporter subunit IIB: MITLVRVDNRLIHGQVVEAWLPHLKVSRVVVADDEAASSPLVRAAMALAVPSAIEVLILPLSQVDFASLSRDSLKTLVLLRDVAAAPFCQGQGLKLEHLNLGNVHFGTGRKQVSPSVFLTEDELRTLARLGAEGVRVEARAVPSEKPVELAELQERWGRA; the protein is encoded by the coding sequence GTGATCACCCTGGTCCGTGTCGACAATCGCCTCATTCATGGACAGGTCGTCGAGGCCTGGCTGCCACACCTGAAGGTGTCGCGCGTCGTCGTGGCCGACGATGAGGCGGCCTCGAGTCCGCTGGTACGCGCCGCCATGGCGCTGGCGGTGCCGAGCGCCATCGAGGTGCTGATCCTCCCGCTCTCCCAGGTGGACTTCGCTTCCCTGTCCCGGGATTCCCTCAAGACGCTCGTCCTCCTGCGGGACGTGGCGGCGGCTCCCTTCTGCCAGGGTCAAGGCTTGAAGCTCGAGCACCTGAACCTGGGCAACGTGCACTTCGGCACGGGCCGCAAGCAGGTGTCGCCTTCCGTGTTCCTCACCGAGGACGAGCTGCGGACGCTCGCGCGGCTGGGCGCCGAGGGCGTCCGGGTGGAGGCGCGGGCGGTGCCATCGGAGAAGCCGGTGGAGCTGGCGGAGCTGCAGGAGCGGTGGGGAAGGGCGTGA